In Acidimicrobiales bacterium, the genomic stretch CTCGTCGAGGCCTGGCTCGGCGGGCGCGACGACCTCTTCGCCGTCGGCGACGCCGACCAGGCGATCTACGGCTGGGGGGGCGCGCTCGAGGAGGCCTTCGGCGAGCTGCTCACCCGCTACCCGCAGGCGAGGGTGCTCGACCTGCAGGCGAACTACCGCTCGAGCCCGCAGATCGTCTCGGTGGCGGGCGCGCTGCGCGGCGGCCGCGAGGCGATCGCCTGCGGGCGGGAGGGGGCGAGCCCGACGCTCACCGCCTACCCGAGCGCGGAGGAGGAGGCGACAGGGGTGGCGCGGGCGATCGCCGAGCGGCGCCGCCACGGCCTCGCGGCGCGCGACTGCGCGGTGCTGGCACGCACCAACGCCCAGCTCCGTCTGCTCGGCGAGGCGCTCGAGCGCGAGGAGGTGCCGACGCGCGCCAGCCTCGGGGCCTTCCTCCTCGACCCCGAGGTCGCCGCGGCGCTGCGCACGCTGCGCGCCGCGGGGAGCCCCGAGCACCTCGCAGTCGCCCTCGGCGAGCTCGCCGCGCCGCGCCGCGGACGCTCCCCCGCCGTCGCACAGCTCGTCGAGATCGCCGGCGACTACCTCGCGATCGACCCGCTGCCGAGCGGCGGTGGCCTCGTCACCCACCTCCGTCAGTCGCTCGCCACCGACCCGGGCCCCGGCGTCGGCGACGGCGTCGACCTCCTCAGCTTCCACCGTGCGAAGGGCCTCGAGTGGCCGGTCGTCTTCGTCACCGGCCTCGAGGAGGGGCTCGTGCCCGTGGCGCACGCCCGCAGCGCGGCTGCTAAGGCCGAGGAGGCGCGGCTGCTCTACGTGGCGCTCTCGCGCGCCGAGCGGGAGCTGCACTGCTCCTGGGCCGAGCGGCGCCTGCTCGGCGGCGCCGAGCGCGAGCGGCACCGTTCGCGCCTCGTCGAAGGGCCGCTCGCCGCCCTCGAGCCGCTTGGCACAGAGCCGCAGGGCGCGAGCGCGGCGAGTCGCGCCCTCGCCGAGAGCCGTGCTCATCTCGGACGCGGCGCGCGCCGGGCGCGGTCATCCAAAGCGCCCCCTCGGCCGTAGTCCCTTGCGTGCCCGCCACCCCGACCCTCTACCGTGACCCGAGCGAAGTGGGCGACGAAGAGGGAAGCCGCCACGGGAGGGCCTCGATGATCCGTCGGACCGCTCGGCAGGACCTCCACCTCGAGGGGGAGGTCTCCGACGAGGCGCTGCTCGCCGCCATCGCCGCCGGGGACGAGCGGGCCGCCGTCGCCTTCGTCCGCCGCTACCAGCGGCGCCTCTTCGGCCTCGCCTTCGGCCTCCTCGGCGACAGCGCGCTCGCCGAGGACGTCGTGCAGGAGGCCTTCCTGCGCGTCTGGCGGCACGCGGCGATCTTCGACGCGCGGCGCGCCGCGGCACGCACCTGGGTGCTCACCATCACCCGCAACCTGGCGATCGACGCGATGCGCCTCCGCCGCTCGGCGCCGGTCAGCCCCGACGACCTCTCCCGCCTCCTCGGCAGCGATCCCCGCGCCGAGGAGGAGTTCAACCGCTCGCCGGCCGCCGAGGAGGTGCGCAAGGCGCTGCGCACCCTCCCCCACGAACAGCAGCGCGCCCTCGTGCTCGCGACCCTCTACGGCTACACCGCCGCCGAGGTGGCGGCGACCGAGGGCATCCCGCTCGGCACTGCGAAGAGCCGCATCCGCCTCGCGATGCTGAAGCTGCACCACCTCGTCGAGGAGGAGGACGACGCCCGATGAGTGGCCCCGTGCGCTGTGAGGAGCGCGAGGACGCGCTCTGCGCCCTCGCGCTCGGCGAGCTGCACGGCGAGGAGCGGGCCGGGCTGCTCGCGCACGTCGAGTCCTGCAGCCGCTGCGCCGGCCTCCTCGAGCACCTCTCGTTCGTCGCGGACAGCCTCCTCGAGCTCGCCCCCGCCGCCGAGCCGCCGCTCGGCTTCGAGGTGCGGGTGCTCGAGGAGATGCGCCGCCTGCGCCCGCCGCGGCGCCACCCGCGACGCACGCTCGTCGCCGCGGCGGCGCTCGTCGTGGCGCTCGCCGGCTTCGGCCTCGGGCGGCTCGGCGCCGGCCACCCGGCACCCACCCGCGCCGCGCCCGTGGCGCTCGCCACCTTCCGCTCGGGGGCGATGAGCGAGGGCGAGGCCCTCGCCTACCCCGGCACCCCCGGCCGCTTGCTCGTCACCGTCGACGGCCTCGGCTACAGCGGCGAGGTGCGCTGCGTGGTCGTCACGACGGGCGGCAAGGTGCTGAAGGTCGGCGACTTCTGGCTCTCGAACGGCTACGGCTGGTGGGGGGTGAACCTGCCCTTCGACGCCGACGAGCTGCACGCCACGCGGCTGCTCAGCATCGGGAGCCATCCGCAGGTCGTCGCGCAGGCGAATTTCGTGGCCGCGAGCTGACGCGGCGCTCGCGGCGCGACGCCCAGCGTGGCGCCGCCCCCGCCAGGCGGGAGCCCAGGTCAACGGGGTAACATTCCCCGATCTCATGAGGCTGCCCGACCACCGGGGCGAGGAAGGTCGGTTGCAGGGGGCGTCGTGCACACGCCGAGCCGCGACCCAGTCCTGTCCGCCCCCGACGACCCGATGACGACGACGGCAACGCCCGTGTACGCGCCCGAGCGCGCGCGGCGCCCGGCGCCGCCCGCCCTCTCGCGGCTACGGGTCCTCGGGCGCCACCCCGGGGCGCTCGCGATGACGGTCTACGTGGCGCTCTCGTTCTTCGCCGACTTCCCGATCTGGCCCGGCGACCCCTCGGCCTTCCCCACCGAGGCGGGCGGCGACATCGTGCAGACGGCGTGGTTCCTCGAGTGGACGCCGTACGCCCTGCTGCACGGGCTGAACCCGTTCTTCACGAACTTCATCAACTACCCGCACGGCGTGAACATCGCCCAGAACACCGGGATCCAGCTGCTCGCGATCGTCAGCGCGCCGCTGACGTTGCTGGTCAACCCGATCGCCAGCGAGAACCTGCTGCGCTTCCTCGCCTTCCCGCTCTCGGCCTACGCCGCCTACTTCGTGCTGCGCCACTGGACCCGCTTCGCGCCGGCGGCCTTCGTCGGCGGCCTCCTCTACGGCTTCTCGCCGTACATGGTCACCCAGGGCGAGTACCACCTGAACCTCATGTTCGTGCCCTTCCCGCCGCTCATCATCTGGGCCCTCTACGAGCTGCTCGTGTCGAGGAGGGAGGCGGCGTGGCGCGCGGGGCTGCGCCTCGGGCTCTTCTGTGTCCTGCAGTTCTACATCTCCTCCGAGGTGCTGGCGACGACCGCGCTCGTCTGCGCGCCGGCGCTCTTGTTCCTCGCCCTCCTGCACTACCGGGAGGTGCCGAAACGGGCCGTGCACGCCCTTTTCGGTTTCGCCACGGCGCTCGCGGTGCTGCTGCCGCTCGTCGCCTACCCGCTCTATGAGATGCTGCGCGGGCCCGCCCACTACACCGGCCCCGCGCAGGGCTTCAACAACGTCTACAACGCCGACCTCTTCGGGGCCGTGCTGCCGACGCACAACATGGCCTTCGCGCCCGCCCGCCTCTCGGGGATCGCGATGAAGCTCGTCGCCGCCCAGGTGCAGGAGAACGGGAGCTACCTGGGCGTGCCGCTGATCGTCATCACGCTCTACCTGATGCTCCGCTACTGGCGGCGGCT encodes the following:
- a CDS encoding ATP-dependent helicase gives rise to the protein LVEAWLGGRDDLFAVGDADQAIYGWGGALEEAFGELLTRYPQARVLDLQANYRSSPQIVSVAGALRGGREAIACGREGASPTLTAYPSAEEEATGVARAIAERRRHGLAARDCAVLARTNAQLRLLGEALEREEVPTRASLGAFLLDPEVAAALRTLRAAGSPEHLAVALGELAAPRRGRSPAVAQLVEIAGDYLAIDPLPSGGGLVTHLRQSLATDPGPGVGDGVDLLSFHRAKGLEWPVVFVTGLEEGLVPVAHARSAAAKAEEARLLYVALSRAERELHCSWAERRLLGGAERERHRSRLVEGPLAALEPLGTEPQGASAASRALAESRAHLGRGARRARSSKAPPRP
- a CDS encoding sigma-70 family RNA polymerase sigma factor; this encodes MPATPTLYRDPSEVGDEEGSRHGRASMIRRTARQDLHLEGEVSDEALLAAIAAGDERAAVAFVRRYQRRLFGLAFGLLGDSALAEDVVQEAFLRVWRHAAIFDARRAAARTWVLTITRNLAIDAMRLRRSAPVSPDDLSRLLGSDPRAEEEFNRSPAAEEVRKALRTLPHEQQRALVLATLYGYTAAEVAATEGIPLGTAKSRIRLAMLKLHHLVEEEDDAR
- a CDS encoding zf-HC2 domain-containing protein yields the protein MSGPVRCEEREDALCALALGELHGEERAGLLAHVESCSRCAGLLEHLSFVADSLLELAPAAEPPLGFEVRVLEEMRRLRPPRRHPRRTLVAAAALVVALAGFGLGRLGAGHPAPTRAAPVALATFRSGAMSEGEALAYPGTPGRLLVTVDGLGYSGEVRCVVVTTGGKVLKVGDFWLSNGYGWWGVNLPFDADELHATRLLSIGSHPQVVAQANFVAAS